The following are encoded in a window of Mycobacterium decipiens genomic DNA:
- a CDS encoding sugar transferase, which translates to MTSTLRAQDGSRPVTASPDRESRAAGHSRWQQRYSRHLRITDSVLVCAAVVVAQYVRFGDSPNNSGYPGPVMTLFSCLFAILWLSSISVFHTRTASVVGAGIDEYRRIASASFSTFGIIAMVTLLAKIDLARGYLAVALPVGTIGLLTSRHFWRKYLWHQRAQGQCQTLVLAIGDRPGVAHLARELIRNPKDGHVVVGVCIAGYGPPRGETLTVGDRKIPILGDETNAVAAIDDCGADAVAVTRTEHFGVQAIRELMWQLETTDVQLVVSPGVMDVAGGRLTVRPIAGFPLLHVEKPQYKGTQRFQKRAFDFCFSLGALIATAPLLIASAIAIKLTSKGPALYRAERIGLDGKPFMMLKFRTMVDGADAQVERLLPVNQGAGGMLFKIHHDPRVTRIGRMLRRFSVDELPQFINVLKQDMSVVGPRPPLRREVENYHGEVRRRLLVKPGITGLWQVSGRSDLSWEDSVRLDLSYVDNWSMAGDLIIITRTIKAVLATDGAY; encoded by the coding sequence GTGACTAGTACGCTTCGCGCCCAAGACGGTTCGAGGCCGGTCACCGCGTCTCCCGATCGAGAATCTCGCGCAGCGGGCCACTCGCGCTGGCAGCAACGCTATTCGCGTCATCTGCGCATCACCGACTCGGTGCTCGTCTGCGCGGCGGTCGTGGTCGCGCAGTACGTGCGGTTCGGTGACTCGCCGAACAACTCGGGATACCCGGGCCCGGTAATGACGCTGTTCTCATGCCTTTTCGCGATCCTTTGGCTGTCCTCAATCTCGGTCTTTCACACCAGGACCGCCAGCGTGGTCGGGGCGGGAATCGACGAGTATCGGCGCATCGCCAGCGCGTCCTTCTCGACATTCGGAATCATCGCGATGGTCACCCTGCTCGCCAAGATTGACCTCGCCCGAGGCTACTTGGCGGTCGCCCTCCCGGTTGGCACCATCGGCCTGTTGACCAGCCGCCACTTTTGGCGCAAGTACCTCTGGCACCAGCGCGCCCAAGGTCAGTGCCAGACCCTGGTATTGGCGATCGGCGACCGGCCGGGCGTTGCGCACCTCGCCCGAGAGCTGATTCGCAACCCGAAAGACGGCCACGTCGTGGTCGGGGTCTGCATAGCCGGCTATGGACCACCCCGCGGCGAGACGCTCACGGTTGGGGACCGCAAGATTCCGATCCTCGGCGACGAAACCAATGCGGTGGCCGCGATCGACGACTGCGGCGCCGATGCCGTCGCCGTGACACGCACGGAACATTTTGGTGTGCAAGCGATCCGGGAACTGATGTGGCAGCTGGAGACGACCGACGTCCAGCTCGTGGTGTCGCCCGGAGTGATGGACGTCGCCGGGGGACGATTGACTGTGCGCCCCATCGCCGGATTTCCGCTGCTGCATGTCGAGAAGCCGCAGTACAAAGGAACTCAGCGCTTTCAGAAGCGAGCATTCGACTTCTGCTTCTCGCTGGGCGCGTTGATCGCAACCGCACCGCTTCTCATCGCATCCGCCATCGCGATCAAACTGACCAGCAAAGGACCGGCCCTGTACCGCGCCGAGCGCATCGGCCTAGACGGAAAGCCGTTCATGATGCTCAAGTTCCGGACGATGGTCGACGGCGCGGACGCGCAAGTCGAACGACTGCTTCCAGTCAACCAGGGCGCGGGCGGCATGCTCTTCAAGATCCATCACGACCCCCGGGTCACACGGATTGGCAGGATGCTGCGCCGATTCAGCGTCGACGAACTACCGCAGTTCATCAATGTGCTGAAACAAGATATGAGCGTCGTAGGGCCCCGGCCGCCGTTGCGCCGCGAAGTGGAGAACTACCACGGGGAAGTCAGGCGACGGCTGTTGGTGAAGCCGGGCATCACCGGATTGTGGCAAGTGAGCGGTCGTTCGGACCTTTCCTGGGAAGACTCGGTCCGGCTAGATCTGTCCTACGTCGACAACTGGTCGATGGCAGGGGATCTCATTATCATCACCAGGACGATCAAGGCCGTTCTGGCCACCGACGGAGCCTACTGA
- a CDS encoding flippase translates to MAKPTAAIPHASASAPSVSQSRIAQAFSVQLCCRAVGMLASVISVAITARYLGPGRYGQLTIAVAFIGMWSSMADLGIGTVIVRRVSSGAGDLERLVRVNSGLSLVYCVPLAALAATSGLLLYHDGDVRAMLVVLSAQLLMLTMTTRFEPVFLSTVRFSAVAVSDIAGRLGTLAMVSWLVATQANVLWFAVAQLVPPALQLLIQGTAAARHMSIRPIFAPREVADLLRESLFPIGVAVISILYWRTDGVILSMLSTHSEVGVYGLAYTVAFNTLVVSMFFLKATLSTATELFSRNVAEFAAFLRRSVELMYFLAVPIAVVGALLARPLIGLFGDQEFLGRGAPTLAMLFIAVALRFITGTLGQGLFACHHQRFFFRLSIATLAFNVALNFLLDGPFGAVGAGVALVCTELFGMVTASWWLHRQCGYRTPVAFLFRVLVPTTPAVVVALLLWQHHAVLVVTGAAVAYLATSAVFGPLNWSMVTSMRRKQVIA, encoded by the coding sequence ATAGCCAAGCCGACGGCCGCGATACCGCATGCATCAGCCAGTGCGCCATCGGTGTCGCAGTCCCGTATCGCACAAGCATTCTCGGTCCAGCTGTGCTGCCGCGCAGTGGGGATGCTGGCCTCGGTGATCTCGGTGGCGATAACGGCACGGTATTTGGGGCCGGGGCGCTATGGCCAGCTCACCATCGCGGTCGCCTTCATCGGGATGTGGTCCAGCATGGCCGATCTCGGCATCGGCACCGTGATCGTGCGCCGCGTCTCATCGGGTGCGGGTGATCTGGAGCGGCTCGTCCGAGTCAACAGTGGCCTGTCCCTGGTGTACTGCGTTCCCCTTGCCGCGCTTGCGGCAACGTCGGGGCTGCTCCTGTATCACGACGGCGACGTGCGCGCGATGCTCGTGGTGCTTTCCGCCCAGCTACTCATGCTGACCATGACGACCCGGTTCGAGCCGGTGTTTCTGTCCACAGTCCGCTTCTCGGCCGTGGCCGTGTCGGATATCGCCGGTCGGCTGGGCACACTGGCGATGGTTAGCTGGCTCGTGGCAACACAAGCCAATGTCCTATGGTTCGCGGTCGCACAGCTTGTTCCGCCGGCGTTACAGCTGCTGATCCAGGGCACGGCTGCGGCGCGCCACATGTCCATCCGCCCGATCTTCGCACCGCGTGAGGTCGCGGATCTGTTGCGGGAAAGCCTGTTTCCGATCGGGGTGGCGGTGATCAGCATCCTGTACTGGCGCACCGACGGCGTGATCCTGTCGATGCTGAGCACGCATTCTGAAGTCGGCGTCTACGGGTTGGCGTACACGGTCGCGTTCAACACCCTGGTGGTGTCGATGTTCTTTCTCAAGGCGACATTGTCGACGGCTACCGAATTGTTTTCCCGCAATGTCGCCGAATTCGCCGCCTTTCTGCGGCGCAGCGTCGAACTGATGTATTTCCTGGCGGTCCCGATCGCCGTGGTCGGTGCATTGCTCGCCCGGCCCTTGATCGGCCTCTTCGGTGATCAGGAGTTCCTTGGTCGCGGTGCGCCGACGCTGGCGATGCTCTTCATCGCGGTAGCACTGCGGTTCATCACCGGGACCCTGGGGCAAGGCCTGTTCGCCTGCCACCATCAGCGCTTCTTCTTCCGCCTGTCGATCGCCACCCTGGCGTTCAACGTCGCACTCAACTTCTTGTTGGACGGGCCATTTGGCGCCGTCGGAGCCGGCGTTGCGCTGGTGTGCACCGAATTGTTCGGCATGGTGACGGCCAGCTGGTGGTTACACCGACAGTGTGGCTACCGCACACCGGTGGCGTTCTTGTTTCGGGTGTTGGTTCCGACAACGCCCGCCGTCGTGGTGGCGCTGCTGCTGTGGCAACACCACGCGGTCTTGGTGGTGACCGGTGCCGCCGTTGCCTACCTCGCCACCAGCGCGGTGTTCGGCCCGCTCAACTGGTCGATGGTGACCTCGATGCGTCGGAAACAGGTGATCGCATGA
- a CDS encoding dTDP-4-dehydrorhamnose 3,5-epimerase family protein → MKYTPTDVAGATIVDIEPNRDHRGFFARAFCAAEFAAHGLIPEVAQTSVCFNHTRGTVRGLHRQVPPHAEAKLVRCIRGAIVDVAVDVRPDSPTYGMHAMVELSADNHRALFLPPYVAHGFQTLTDDTEIFYQVSGSYVPAGEQSFRWNEPEFGIAWPLPVTVISEKDASWPLLAATSTTKAPS, encoded by the coding sequence ATGAAGTACACACCCACCGATGTCGCCGGGGCGACAATTGTCGACATCGAACCAAACCGTGACCATCGCGGCTTCTTCGCACGTGCTTTCTGCGCCGCCGAATTCGCAGCGCACGGGCTCATTCCCGAGGTCGCGCAGACCAGTGTCTGCTTCAACCACACCCGGGGGACGGTGCGGGGTCTGCACCGTCAGGTGCCGCCGCACGCCGAGGCCAAGCTGGTGCGCTGCATCCGCGGCGCCATCGTCGATGTCGCCGTCGACGTCCGTCCCGATTCGCCGACCTATGGCATGCACGCGATGGTGGAGTTGAGCGCCGACAACCACCGGGCGCTATTCCTACCCCCCTATGTCGCACACGGTTTCCAGACCCTCACCGACGACACCGAGATCTTCTATCAGGTCAGTGGTTCGTATGTGCCGGCAGGCGAACAAAGCTTCCGTTGGAACGAACCGGAATTCGGCATCGCCTGGCCGCTGCCGGTCACGGTGATCTCCGAAAAAGATGCTAGCTGGCCGCTATTGGCCGCAACGTCGACGACGAAGGCGCCGTCATGA
- a CDS encoding class I SAM-dependent methyltransferase: protein MNCRLCDSTRMLSVLDLGATPPCEKILAAEELDLPEQTFPLHLRLCEDCLLLQIPALITPADTFTEYAYYSSYSDSWVQHAKTFVDQAAERLGLGSKSFVVEAASNDGYLLQHVVARGIPCLGIEPSLNVGAAAVKRGVPTMPAFLDETVARQVRAEHRPADLVVANNVYAHIPDLRGFTRSLRGLLADDGWLSIEVHHALNLVGLGQFDTVYHEHFQYYTLFSATGALATAGLAVVDVELLPTHGGSLRIWARPAAAAGPPAERVAKVLRIEEAAGLHRPDGYLQLRRRTEATRHDLLRFLLRCRAEGKRVVGYGAPGKGNTLLNYCGIRTDLLEYTVDRNPYKHGRFTPGARIPIHDPELIAKDRPDVVLALPWNLESELTEQLSYIAEWGGQLVFPLPTLHLATNSRSRRAVLR from the coding sequence ATGAACTGCCGCCTGTGCGACTCGACCCGCATGCTCAGTGTCTTAGACCTCGGCGCGACTCCGCCCTGCGAAAAGATCCTCGCCGCCGAAGAACTCGACCTACCCGAACAGACCTTCCCGCTGCACCTTCGGCTGTGCGAGGACTGCCTGCTGCTGCAGATACCCGCACTGATCACCCCCGCGGACACCTTCACCGAATACGCCTACTACTCGTCGTATTCCGACAGCTGGGTACAGCACGCGAAGACCTTCGTCGATCAGGCCGCCGAGCGACTCGGGCTCGGATCGAAGTCATTCGTGGTCGAAGCCGCCAGCAACGATGGCTATCTGCTGCAACACGTCGTCGCCCGGGGCATACCGTGCCTGGGCATCGAACCATCACTCAACGTCGGTGCTGCCGCTGTCAAACGGGGTGTGCCAACGATGCCGGCGTTTCTGGACGAGACAGTGGCACGCCAAGTACGCGCCGAACATCGCCCCGCAGACCTGGTGGTCGCCAACAACGTCTACGCGCACATACCCGATCTGCGCGGCTTTACCCGATCCCTGCGCGGATTGCTCGCCGACGACGGCTGGCTGAGCATCGAGGTACACCATGCGCTGAACCTGGTAGGCCTGGGCCAGTTCGACACCGTCTATCACGAACACTTCCAGTACTACACCCTCTTCTCGGCGACGGGCGCGCTAGCCACCGCCGGGCTGGCGGTCGTCGACGTCGAACTCCTCCCCACCCACGGTGGGTCGCTGCGAATTTGGGCGCGCCCGGCAGCGGCCGCCGGGCCGCCCGCCGAACGGGTAGCCAAAGTGCTGCGCATCGAGGAGGCGGCGGGACTGCATCGCCCGGACGGCTATCTGCAGCTGCGCCGGCGAACCGAAGCGACGCGCCACGACCTGTTGCGGTTTCTACTCCGGTGCCGCGCCGAAGGAAAGCGCGTGGTCGGCTACGGCGCGCCGGGCAAGGGCAACACCCTGCTCAACTATTGCGGCATCCGCACCGACCTGCTCGAGTACACCGTCGACCGCAATCCGTACAAACATGGCCGCTTCACGCCGGGCGCGCGGATCCCGATTCACGATCCGGAGCTCATCGCCAAGGACCGCCCGGACGTGGTTCTTGCCCTGCCCTGGAACCTGGAATCCGAACTGACCGAGCAACTCAGCTACATCGCCGAATGGGGCGGCCAGCTTGTCTTTCCACTTCCGACCCTGCACCTGGCGACCAACTCCAGATCGCGCCGGGCGGTGCTGCGATGA
- a CDS encoding WecB/TagA/CpsF family glycosyltransferase has product MTQDTLPTAAVRMVVSGSIVERYETDEVLSIIASHLRLQTPLGLAVGSVNLDHLHHFRRVGAAPKGRLEWLLLADGMPIAWRGRLLTAKPWPRVTGADLLPAVLALAETNTNRVGFLGGSTATHRQLAARLQTRYPELVISGMWAPHPADIESCAETLAAAIQAAHTDILVVSLGKPRQEQWVDRHGHATGAQIFLPCGGAIDFLAGRTRRAPEWMQRAGLEWLYRLSREPRRLARRYLLQGPLALLRAARAQLICYPGVFYSGGSDERD; this is encoded by the coding sequence ATGACCCAGGACACGCTGCCCACGGCCGCTGTGCGCATGGTTGTCAGCGGGAGCATCGTCGAACGCTACGAGACCGACGAAGTGCTCTCGATCATCGCGTCGCACCTGCGTCTGCAGACACCGCTCGGTTTGGCGGTGGGGTCGGTGAACCTCGATCACCTGCACCACTTCCGCCGGGTCGGCGCCGCACCCAAAGGTCGGCTGGAATGGTTGCTGCTGGCAGACGGCATGCCGATCGCCTGGCGGGGCCGACTGCTGACCGCGAAACCCTGGCCTCGGGTCACCGGAGCCGACCTGTTGCCGGCTGTGTTGGCATTGGCCGAAACGAACACCAACCGGGTCGGCTTCCTCGGCGGTAGCACGGCAACCCACCGGCAGCTGGCTGCGCGTCTGCAGACGCGCTATCCAGAACTCGTGATCTCGGGAATGTGGGCACCGCACCCAGCCGACATCGAATCATGCGCCGAGACCCTTGCTGCCGCAATACAGGCCGCGCACACCGACATCCTGGTCGTCAGTCTGGGCAAACCGCGTCAGGAGCAGTGGGTCGACCGGCATGGGCACGCGACCGGGGCGCAGATATTCCTGCCCTGCGGTGGTGCCATCGACTTCCTGGCGGGCAGGACCCGCCGCGCCCCGGAGTGGATGCAGCGCGCCGGGCTGGAATGGCTCTACCGGTTGTCTCGCGAACCGCGCCGACTGGCGCGCCGCTACCTGCTGCAGGGTCCGCTGGCGTTGCTGCGCGCCGCACGAGCCCAGCTCATCTGCTACCCCGGTGTCTTCTACTCCGGCGGGAGCGACGAGCGTGACTAG
- a CDS encoding glucose-1-phosphate cytidylyltransferase, with product MKVVLFCGGYGMRMRSMDSDLVPKPLQMVGPRPLLWHVMRYYAHYGHKEFILCLGYGQALIKDFFLNYREMESNDFVMRSGRIELLDSDMSDWTITFVDTGLESPIGERLRRVRNHVGDDRYFLANYADVLTNAPLDTMIDRFIGSGAAACMLIVPPQSSFHCVDVGTDGDIKEIAPIAKFPIWVNGGYFVLSPEVFDLIPENGDLVGDACMALAGTGRLLGYQHDGFWKPADTFKERAELDADYNAGIRPWMVWEKSHSARHSA from the coding sequence ATGAAGGTCGTACTCTTCTGCGGCGGCTACGGCATGCGCATGCGCAGCATGGACAGCGACCTTGTCCCCAAGCCCCTGCAGATGGTCGGGCCCCGGCCGCTGCTGTGGCACGTAATGCGCTACTACGCGCACTATGGCCACAAGGAATTCATCTTGTGCCTGGGTTACGGTCAGGCCCTGATCAAGGACTTCTTCCTCAATTACCGCGAGATGGAGTCCAACGACTTCGTCATGCGCAGCGGTCGGATCGAACTGCTCGACTCCGACATGTCGGACTGGACCATAACCTTCGTGGACACCGGGTTGGAGTCGCCGATCGGCGAGCGGTTGCGCCGGGTCCGCAACCACGTCGGCGACGACCGGTACTTCCTTGCGAACTACGCCGACGTGCTGACCAATGCGCCGCTCGACACGATGATTGACCGGTTTATCGGCAGTGGCGCAGCGGCTTGCATGCTCATCGTGCCGCCGCAGTCGTCCTTTCACTGCGTCGATGTCGGCACCGACGGCGACATCAAAGAGATCGCTCCGATAGCCAAGTTTCCGATCTGGGTAAACGGCGGTTACTTCGTGCTGAGCCCGGAGGTCTTCGATCTGATCCCGGAAAACGGCGATCTGGTCGGCGATGCGTGTATGGCGTTAGCCGGAACGGGCCGGCTGCTGGGCTATCAACACGACGGCTTCTGGAAGCCAGCCGACACGTTCAAGGAGCGAGCCGAACTCGACGCCGACTACAACGCGGGAATCCGTCCATGGATGGTGTGGGAGAAATCGCACTCAGCGAGGCATTCGGCATGA
- a CDS encoding PPE family protein, producing MDFGALPPEINSARMYAGPGAGPMLAASVAWDELVCELQTAASAYSSVIAGLTSGPWLGPAAVAAAAAASPYAVWMSATAGQAEQAAGQARAAVAAYEAAYVMTVPPPAIAANRALLMALTATNFFGQNSPAIAATEAFYGEMWAQDAAAMYGYAGSSAAASTLTPFTSPPQVTDPAGVAAQATAVAEATGEAAAHTLLAQLVASVPAALQGLATPTAISGIFQSPVELLTDPFLVPNYLSAGATPIYALASVLGIAQTLQGMSAAAVEQLASEAAEVAAGAAAMGADGLGGLGGVLGSMGRAAKLGSLSVPSSWTSVIPTAHLGGISSALPGSGPNGMANVAPSLLGGVPRGAVTQGPVPGPRYGLVPTVMAQPPSAGYGDVV from the coding sequence ATGGATTTTGGCGCACTACCACCGGAGATCAACTCCGCCAGGATGTATGCCGGACCCGGTGCGGGGCCGATGCTGGCCGCCTCGGTGGCATGGGACGAATTGGTCTGCGAATTGCAGACCGCGGCTTCGGCATACTCGTCGGTGATCGCGGGACTGACAAGTGGGCCGTGGCTTGGTCCGGCCGCGGTGGCAGCGGCCGCCGCGGCCTCGCCCTATGCGGTCTGGATGAGCGCCACCGCCGGGCAGGCCGAGCAGGCGGCCGGGCAGGCCAGGGCGGCGGTGGCCGCCTACGAAGCGGCCTACGTGATGACCGTGCCGCCACCGGCGATTGCCGCCAACCGAGCTCTACTGATGGCGCTGACGGCGACCAATTTCTTCGGTCAGAACTCGCCGGCGATCGCGGCTACCGAGGCCTTCTACGGCGAGATGTGGGCTCAGGATGCCGCGGCCATGTATGGCTATGCGGGCAGTTCGGCGGCCGCCTCAACGCTGACACCGTTCACGTCGCCGCCGCAGGTGACCGACCCGGCTGGAGTGGCCGCTCAGGCCACCGCGGTCGCCGAGGCCACCGGCGAGGCAGCCGCACACACGTTGTTGGCGCAACTGGTCGCCTCGGTTCCGGCCGCATTGCAGGGGCTGGCCACACCCACCGCAATCTCGGGAATCTTTCAGTCGCCGGTTGAACTTCTGACCGATCCCTTCCTCGTTCCCAACTACCTGAGCGCGGGCGCCACCCCGATCTACGCGCTCGCCAGTGTGCTTGGCATCGCCCAGACCCTGCAGGGTATGAGCGCTGCCGCTGTCGAGCAGCTGGCCAGCGAGGCAGCAGAAGTGGCCGCCGGTGCCGCCGCCATGGGCGCCGACGGACTCGGCGGTCTTGGGGGCGTGCTGGGCAGCATGGGCCGGGCGGCCAAATTGGGGTCGTTGTCGGTGCCGTCGAGCTGGACCAGCGTAATCCCGACCGCCCACCTCGGCGGCATCAGTTCGGCACTCCCGGGCAGCGGCCCCAACGGGATGGCAAACGTGGCACCGAGCCTGTTGGGCGGGGTGCCGCGGGGCGCGGTCACCCAGGGCCCCGTTCCCGGTCCCCGATATGGACTGGTTCCCACCGTGATGGCACAACCGCCCTCCGCCGGATACGGGGACGTGGTGTGA
- a CDS encoding glycosyltransferase — protein sequence MTAELDRAYSRRPLAALIVTYKSHDLVQKCLASLAEHLPELPVYVYENSGDEYPGRQQLAARYPDVHWVLGQVNLGFGAAFNELVEHTPSDTDLLLLNADARLHGPLTRTRELLRRPNVAAVSPMVRDDGAPGPKRWDIATRRRTLSRALVAAAGYSDSLRGTPISHLYRRQPAELQSIDGYLAGICLAINRAAWNEIGGFDEEFFLYGEETDWQARARAAGWRVLLADEIEVDHGNPAATKNASQPGSTHGAEVSTVERRRNRDLLRANIALLLERQDSVHHADAYLAGTTALERLQRSHRGPRKKAIAGSRADKPAIVITTNRLVYGGAERQKVLLATELDRRGYSVTIVCMQRFGPLIKEIPHTVRVVRQPWWAPFVDLPDGPAVLISGDTNTETGFATLWRAAAGSRRWLVAPHVPPADDQPIYSRPLTAAMRRCDGFVVLAQKHWDTLTPHHRLRGRPFIAPNGVAVTSEPGQRIRTVGAPLHLVMLSRIVEHKNPHVLIEALSGLTEMPWTLSIFGDGPDRKRLQSATPAELRDRVRWRGWSAGPGPALAAADLLCVPSRSEAFPLVILEAMARRVPVAASAVCAVPEMLDFGRSGFVVEPVSVSGWRTRLASILSEPTTLPAVGLSGFQRLRTHYTVEAMTDAYLHAIGAVL from the coding sequence ATGACTGCCGAACTGGACCGGGCATATTCGCGGCGGCCGCTGGCTGCGTTGATCGTGACCTACAAGAGCCACGACCTGGTGCAGAAGTGTCTTGCCAGCCTCGCCGAACACCTGCCCGAACTACCGGTCTATGTCTACGAGAACAGCGGCGACGAGTATCCCGGTCGCCAGCAGCTGGCCGCGCGCTACCCGGATGTGCACTGGGTGCTGGGACAGGTGAACCTCGGATTCGGCGCGGCCTTCAATGAGCTGGTGGAGCACACCCCCAGCGACACCGATCTGTTGCTATTGAACGCCGATGCCCGGCTACACGGGCCGTTGACCCGCACCAGAGAACTGCTGCGCCGGCCCAATGTGGCGGCGGTGTCACCAATGGTGCGCGACGACGGGGCGCCCGGTCCAAAGCGGTGGGACATCGCGACTCGCCGCCGGACCCTGAGCCGGGCGCTGGTCGCCGCCGCCGGCTACTCTGACTCCCTGCGGGGCACCCCGATATCCCACCTGTATCGTCGCCAGCCCGCCGAATTGCAAAGCATCGACGGATATCTGGCCGGCATCTGCTTGGCAATCAACCGCGCGGCCTGGAACGAGATCGGCGGCTTCGATGAAGAGTTCTTCCTCTACGGCGAGGAAACCGACTGGCAGGCCCGTGCCAGAGCGGCGGGCTGGCGGGTGCTACTGGCCGACGAAATCGAGGTTGACCATGGCAATCCGGCGGCCACCAAGAATGCGTCCCAACCCGGGTCGACTCATGGCGCAGAAGTCTCGACCGTCGAGCGGCGCCGCAATCGCGACTTGTTGCGCGCCAACATCGCCCTGCTGCTCGAACGCCAAGACAGCGTGCACCATGCGGACGCGTATCTAGCCGGCACCACCGCGTTGGAGCGACTACAGCGGTCACACCGTGGACCGCGGAAGAAGGCGATCGCTGGCAGTCGTGCGGACAAGCCTGCGATCGTGATCACCACCAATCGCCTGGTCTATGGCGGTGCTGAACGCCAGAAAGTCTTGCTGGCAACGGAATTGGATCGCCGAGGCTACTCGGTCACCATTGTTTGCATGCAACGGTTCGGCCCGTTGATCAAGGAGATTCCGCACACCGTGCGGGTGGTGCGCCAGCCTTGGTGGGCACCGTTCGTGGACCTTCCCGACGGCCCGGCAGTACTGATCAGTGGTGACACCAACACCGAGACGGGCTTTGCCACCTTGTGGCGGGCCGCCGCCGGTAGCCGGCGCTGGTTGGTCGCTCCGCACGTTCCCCCGGCGGACGATCAACCCATCTATTCACGCCCACTGACCGCTGCGATGCGCCGCTGTGACGGCTTTGTCGTTCTAGCACAAAAACATTGGGATACGTTGACCCCACACCATCGACTTCGTGGACGTCCATTCATCGCACCAAACGGCGTTGCCGTGACGAGCGAGCCGGGCCAGCGGATCCGGACGGTCGGTGCGCCGCTACATCTGGTGATGCTGTCCCGCATCGTCGAGCACAAGAACCCCCATGTGCTGATCGAAGCGCTGAGCGGCCTGACGGAAATGCCCTGGACGCTCTCCATATTCGGCGACGGCCCGGATCGGAAGAGGCTGCAGTCCGCTACTCCCGCCGAGCTACGCGACCGGGTGCGGTGGCGCGGCTGGTCGGCCGGCCCCGGGCCGGCGCTGGCGGCCGCGGATCTGCTCTGCGTGCCGAGCCGCTCCGAGGCGTTCCCTCTGGTCATTCTCGAAGCGATGGCTCGACGGGTTCCGGTTGCGGCGTCGGCGGTTTGCGCTGTCCCGGAAATGCTGGACTTCGGCAGGTCCGGTTTCGTCGTTGAACCGGTGTCGGTCTCGGGCTGGCGAACCCGCCTTGCCTCGATCCTCAGCGAGCCCACCACGCTGCCCGCGGTCGGACTCAGCGGCTTCCAACGGCTGCGCACCCACTACACGGTGGAAGCAATGACCGATGCCTATCTGCACGCAATCGGCGCGGTGCTGTGA
- a CDS encoding PIG-L deacetylase family protein has product MIPLTTRAVNSVAAIGAHCDDIVIGAGATLMQIARNNPGVVVHALVLSGAGTEREIEEKNAFAALCPQADVRLTVADLPDGHLPDHWGAVKRQLAEFRRACQPDLVLGPQRDDHHQDHRLIAELIPTEFRAHLTLGYEILKWESDLPNPTLYVPVPDDVAHQKTQLLAQCYPSQAKRAWFDDEAFLGLMRVRGVQCRARYAEAFVSEKAVLNPAADDPRG; this is encoded by the coding sequence ATGATCCCCCTGACCACCCGAGCCGTCAATTCCGTTGCCGCCATTGGAGCCCACTGCGATGACATCGTCATTGGTGCGGGCGCCACGTTGATGCAGATCGCCCGCAACAATCCGGGCGTCGTCGTACACGCGCTGGTATTGAGCGGCGCCGGCACCGAGCGCGAGATCGAGGAAAAGAACGCATTTGCGGCGTTATGCCCCCAGGCCGATGTCCGGTTGACGGTGGCTGACCTACCTGATGGCCACTTGCCGGACCACTGGGGGGCGGTGAAGCGGCAACTCGCCGAGTTCCGCCGGGCCTGTCAGCCGGACCTGGTGCTGGGTCCACAGCGCGACGATCATCACCAGGATCACCGCCTGATAGCCGAGCTCATCCCGACCGAGTTCCGCGCACACCTCACCTTGGGCTACGAGATCCTCAAATGGGAGTCGGACTTGCCGAATCCCACTCTCTACGTACCGGTTCCGGACGATGTGGCACATCAGAAGACACAACTTCTCGCGCAATGCTATCCGTCTCAGGCGAAGCGGGCCTGGTTCGACGACGAGGCGTTCCTGGGCTTGATGCGAGTCCGTGGGGTCCAGTGCCGGGCCCGCTACGCCGAGGCCTTCGTGTCGGAAAAGGCCGTACTGAATCCCGCCGCCGACGATCCACGCGGTTGA